In a single window of the Mesoplodon densirostris isolate mMesDen1 chromosome 18, mMesDen1 primary haplotype, whole genome shotgun sequence genome:
- the LOC132479062 gene encoding nucleoside diphosphate kinase B: MAHAERTFIAIKPDGVQRGLVGEIIKRFEQKGFRLVAMKFLQASEELLKQHYIDLKDRPFFPGLVKYMNSGPVVAMVWEGLNVVKTGRVMLGETNPADSKPGTIRGDFCIQVGRNIIHGSDSVKSAEKEISLWFKPEELVEYKSCAFDWIYE, encoded by the exons ATGGCCCACGCGGAGCGCACCTTCATCGCCATCAAGCCCGACGGCGTGCAGCGCGGCCTGGTGGGCGAGATCATCAAGCGCTTCGAGCAGAAGGGATTCCGCCTTGTGGCCATGAAGTTCCTTCAG GCCTCTGAGGAACTCCTGAAGCAGCACTACATTGACCTGAAAGACCGCCCATTCTTCCCAGGGCTGGTGAAGTACATGAACTCAGGGCCGGTTGTGGCCATG GTCTGGGAGGGCCTGAATGTAGTGAAGACAGGGAGAGTGATGCTTGGGGAGACCAACCCAGCGGATTCTAAGCCGGGCACCATTCGTGGCGACTTCTGCATTCAAGTTGGCAG GAACATCATTCATGGCAGTGATTCAGTAAAAAGTGCTGAGAAAGAAATCAGCCTGTGGTTTAAGCCTGAAGAACTGGTTGAGTACAAGTCTTGTGCTTTTGACTGGATTTATGAATAA
- the NME1 gene encoding nucleoside diphosphate kinase A, with translation MASSERTFIAIKPDGVQRGLVGEIIKRFEQKGFRLVAMKFMQASQDLLKEHYIDLKDRPFFAGLVKYMNSGPVVAMVWEGLNVVKTGRVMLGETNPADSKPGTIRGDFCIQVGRNIIHGSDSVESAEKEIGLWFHPEELVNYKSCAQNWIYE, from the exons ATGGCCAGTAGCGAGCGCACCTTCATTGCCATCAAGCCTGATGGAGTCCAGCGCGGCCTTGTGGGAGAGATCATCAAGCGTTTTGAGCAGAAGGGATTCCGCCTTGTTGCCATGAAATTCATGCAG GCTTCTCAAGACCTTCTCAAGGAGCACTATATTGACCTGAAGGACCGTCCATTCTTTGCTGGCCTGGTGAAATACATGAACTCAGGGCCAGTGGTTGCCATG GTCTGGGAGGGGCTGAATGTTGTGAAGACAGGTCGAGTGATGCTTGGGGAGACCAACCCTGCGGACTCCAAGCCTGGGACCATCCGTGGGGACTTCTGCATCCAAGTTGGCAG GAACATCATCCATGGCAGTGATTCTGTGGAGAGTGCAGAGAAGGAGATTGGCTTGTGGTTTCACCCTGAGGAACTGGTAAATTACAAGAGCTGTGCTCAGAACTGGATCTACGAGTGA